The segment ACGTGGGGGCCTCGGAGTCGACACGAGGCTCGCCCGTCCTGTCGCACACAGGAACTCTCGAAGGGATCAAACACCATGCGCAAGTGGATGAAGGCGACCTCGGTGACCGCTCTTGTTGCGGCGGGCCTGCTGGCGTTCGGCGCGGGCACCGCGCACGCCAACGGTGGGCACCACGGCCACGACTACGAGAACGACAGCATCAACGCGGTCACCTCGGGCAACGGCAGCATCCTGGGCGGCAACCAGATCATCGCCGACGTGGACGTGCCGATCAACGCCTGCGGCATCGCCGTTGGTGCCCTGCTCGGCGTCGCCAACGCCGAGTGCGAGGAGTCCGGCGCCATCGCCGACTAGTCGCACCGGTCGACCTTTCGCAGTACTCCAGAGCATGACCCGCGGGTATCGCCCCGGCGGTACCCGCGGCACCAGAACACGCAGTGCAAGCGAACACCACAGTCTGACTTCGAAGGAATCACGATGCGCAAGTGGCTCAAGGCGACCTCGGTGGCGGCATTCGCGGTGGCGGGACTCCTGCTGCTCGGCGGAGGGACCGCGCACGCTGACTGCTCCGGTGACGACCACGGCCACAAGCCCAGCCACAGCTACGAGGACGACAGCGTCAACGCCGTTTCCTCGGGCGACGGCAGCATCGCCGGCGGCAACCAGATCATCGGTGACGTGGACGTTCCCGTGAACGTCTGCGGCGTCGCGGTCGGAGCCGTCGGGGGTATCGGCAACGCCGTGTGTGACGGGTCCGGCGCCGTCGCCGACTAGGCCCGACACGGCGCCCGCGTCCCACCGGCGTGGGGTGCCACCTGACCAGCAGTGAACCAAAGACTCTCAGGCGAAAAGGACTTCACATCATGCGCAAGTGGATGAAGGCGACCTCCGTGGCGGCTCTCGTGGCGGCCGGCATGCTGACCTTCGGTGCGGGCACCGCGCACGCCAACGGTGGGCACCACCACCACGGCGAGTACGACAACGACAGCATCAACGCCGTCACCTCGGGCAACGGCAGCATCGCGGGTGGCAACCAGGTCATCGTCGACGCGGACGTGCCGATCAACGCCTGCGGCATCGCCGTCGGCGCGCTGCTCGGTGTCGCCAACGCCGAGTGCGAAGAGTCCGGCGCGATCGCCGACTAGTTCTCCGCCGGTCCTCTGCCGGTGACGGGCTGGTCGCGGCGGC is part of the Spiractinospora alimapuensis genome and harbors:
- a CDS encoding DUF320 domain-containing protein — encoded protein: MRKWMKATSVAALVAAGMLTFGAGTAHANGGHHHHGEYDNDSINAVTSGNGSIAGGNQVIVDADVPINACGIAVGALLGVANAECEESGAIAD
- a CDS encoding chaplin family protein, with amino-acid sequence MRKWLKATSVAAFAVAGLLLLGGGTAHADCSGDDHGHKPSHSYEDDSVNAVSSGDGSIAGGNQIIGDVDVPVNVCGVAVGAVGGIGNAVCDGSGAVAD
- a CDS encoding DUF320 domain-containing protein, with translation MRKWMKATSVTALVAAGLLAFGAGTAHANGGHHGHDYENDSINAVTSGNGSILGGNQIIADVDVPINACGIAVGALLGVANAECEESGAIAD